From one Acidibrevibacterium fodinaquatile genomic stretch:
- a CDS encoding Lrp/AsnC family transcriptional regulator has protein sequence MRAIFVMIKCEMGEAYRVAREAADSIAQLSELYSTSGQYDLLGKFYLEPEQDIGLFVTEAIQKLPGVKDTYTLITFNAFAAASGEAPGNR, from the coding sequence ATGCGGGCTATTTTCGTGATGATCAAATGCGAGATGGGCGAGGCCTATCGCGTCGCGCGCGAGGCGGCGGACAGTATCGCGCAGCTTTCGGAACTCTATTCGACCTCCGGCCAGTATGATCTCCTCGGGAAATTCTATCTCGAGCCGGAGCAGGATATCGGCCTGTTCGTGACCGAAGCCATCCAGAAATTGCCGGGGGTAAAGGACACCTACACGCTGATCACCTTCAACGCCTTTGCCGCGGCCAGTGGAGAAGCGCCGGGCAATCGTTAA
- a CDS encoding Tim44 domain-containing protein: MPRLIPLLAALLVLAMAAAPVAALARAGDSSSMGSRGSRTYSAPPPTNTAPYAAPLQRSLTAPTTPRGGMMGGYGGDGMRSSFLSGLFGGLIGAGLAGMLLGHGFFWGMGSFGGIIGLLIQIALIVWLVRILARRVTGMSPRGAGGAPFVAAPAPGAAPAGGGRPPPAIGAADFQAFEQALYAIQAAWSAHDLAALRRLATPEMVSYFAEQLAEQTSRGVRNVVRDVRLDRGDLAEAWSENGRDYATVAMQFSMIDVTLDASGRVVDGSPGERVSATELWTFLRAPGGAWILSAIQQAR, from the coding sequence ATGCCGCGCCTGATCCCGCTCTTGGCTGCTCTCCTGGTGCTCGCGATGGCCGCGGCACCGGTCGCGGCGCTGGCGCGGGCGGGTGACTCGTCTTCGATGGGCAGCCGCGGCAGCCGAACCTATTCGGCGCCGCCGCCGACCAACACCGCGCCCTATGCGGCGCCGCTGCAACGCAGCCTGACCGCCCCCACCACCCCTCGCGGCGGCATGATGGGCGGCTATGGTGGTGATGGGATGCGCTCGTCGTTCCTCTCCGGCCTGTTCGGCGGCCTGATTGGCGCGGGGCTTGCCGGGATGCTGCTCGGGCACGGATTTTTCTGGGGGATGGGGAGTTTCGGGGGGATCATCGGCCTCCTCATCCAGATCGCGCTGATCGTCTGGCTGGTCCGCATCCTCGCCCGCCGCGTAACCGGCATGAGCCCGCGCGGCGCCGGCGGCGCGCCATTCGTTGCCGCCCCCGCGCCGGGCGCGGCACCGGCAGGAGGCGGGCGGCCACCTCCGGCGATCGGCGCGGCCGATTTTCAGGCCTTCGAGCAAGCCTTATACGCTATCCAAGCCGCCTGGAGCGCGCATGATCTCGCGGCGCTGCGCCGCCTCGCGACCCCGGAAATGGTGAGCTATTTCGCCGAGCAACTCGCCGAGCAAACCAGCCGGGGGGTGCGTAACGTGGTGCGCGACGTGCGGCTCGACCGTGGCGACCTCGCCGAGGCGTGGTCTGAGAATGGGCGGGATTACGCGACGGTTGCGATGCAGTTTTCGATGATCGACGTGACGCTCGACGCCTCCGGTCGCGTCGTCGATGGCAGCCCGGGCGAACGGGTGAGTGCGACCGAGCTTTGGACCTTCCTCCGCGCCCCGGGCGGGGCCTGGATTCTCTCGGCGATCCAACAGGCGCGATAA
- the thrC gene encoding threonine synthase gives MRYVSTRGGAPVRDFAEVLLAGLAEDGGLYVPSAWPHFAPADWRALRRLDYPALAARVLQPFIGEAIPFATVEALCRDAYRAFRHPATVPLIQLGPHLFTAELFHGPTLAFKDFALQLLGRFFDHVLTARDQHLTLIGATSGDTGSAAIAACHDRARLNIAILHPKGRTSDIQRRQMTTVRAPNVLNLAIDGTFDDCQDLVKAMFADAPFRAAHHLSAVNSINWARIAAQIPYYVATALALGAPEREVAFAVPTGNFGNVLAAYAARRMGLPIVRLVVGSNRNDILARFLAGNDMSLRPVEPSLSPSMDIAVSSNFERLLFELVDRDAGATAAIMRDFRASGRMAVPEAAWRRARRLFFGFRLDDPGTEAEIRRLATQTGYLADPHSAIGIAAASAHPAGPGIPMIAMATAHPAKFPDAMERATGQRPPLPKPLADLYEREEAMTEAPADLAEVESLIGAFARKNSRPEPPTRNSA, from the coding sequence ATGCGTTATGTCTCCACCCGCGGCGGCGCCCCGGTCCGCGATTTCGCCGAGGTGCTGCTCGCTGGCCTCGCCGAGGATGGCGGGCTTTACGTGCCCTCCGCCTGGCCCCATTTTGCCCCAGCCGACTGGCGGGCGCTGCGCCGGCTCGACTATCCGGCCCTCGCCGCGCGCGTGCTCCAGCCCTTCATCGGTGAGGCTATCCCGTTCGCGACGGTGGAGGCGCTCTGTCGCGACGCCTATCGCGCTTTCCGCCATCCGGCGACGGTACCGCTGATCCAGCTCGGGCCGCATCTCTTCACCGCCGAGCTGTTCCACGGCCCGACGCTCGCTTTCAAGGATTTCGCGCTGCAACTGCTCGGCCGATTCTTCGACCACGTGCTCACGGCGCGCGATCAGCACCTCACGCTGATCGGTGCGACCTCGGGCGATACCGGCTCGGCCGCCATCGCCGCGTGCCACGATCGCGCCCGCCTCAACATCGCGATCCTCCACCCCAAGGGCCGCACGAGCGACATTCAGCGCCGCCAGATGACCACGGTCCGCGCGCCGAATGTTCTCAATCTTGCCATCGACGGCACGTTCGATGACTGCCAGGATCTGGTCAAGGCGATGTTCGCCGATGCCCCGTTTCGCGCGGCACACCATTTGTCCGCGGTCAATTCCATCAACTGGGCGCGGATCGCGGCGCAAATCCCCTATTACGTCGCAACCGCGCTCGCCCTCGGCGCGCCGGAGCGCGAGGTTGCGTTCGCGGTGCCGACCGGGAATTTCGGCAATGTTCTGGCAGCCTACGCCGCCCGTCGGATGGGGCTGCCGATCGTCCGCCTCGTCGTCGGTTCCAATCGCAACGACATCCTGGCGCGCTTTCTCGCCGGCAATGACATGTCGCTCCGCCCGGTCGAGCCCAGCCTCTCGCCGAGCATGGATATCGCCGTGAGTTCCAATTTCGAGCGGTTGCTGTTTGAGCTCGTCGACCGCGATGCCGGCGCGACGGCCGCGATCATGCGGGATTTTCGCGCAAGCGGCCGGATGGCGGTGCCGGAAGCGGCGTGGCGGCGGGCGCGGCGGCTATTTTTCGGCTTCCGCCTCGACGATCCCGGAACGGAGGCGGAAATCCGCCGGCTCGCCACGCAAACCGGCTATCTCGCCGACCCGCATAGCGCGATCGGCATCGCCGCCGCGAGCGCCCATCCCGCCGGCCCCGGCATCCCCATGATCGCCATGGCGACCGCGCATCCGGCAAAATTTCCCGACGCGATGGAACGCGCGACCGGCCAACGCCCCCCTCTGCCCAAGCCGCTCGCCGACCTATATGAACGCGAAGAAGCGATGACCGAGGCGCCGGCCGACCTCGCCGAGGTCGAATCCCTGATTGGCGCCTTTGCCCGCAAGAATAGCCGACCCGAACCGCCCACGAGGAATAGCGCATAA
- a CDS encoding TldD/PmbA family protein: MNGPELLGDLLAAARAAGADAADAVLVSSASLAVTRRLGETEHVERAEGRDVGLRVFVGRRAAIVSAGSADPAGFPDLVARALAMARVVPEDPFAGLDEAPPTPQEAGFLDLLDPDEPSPATLISRAACSEEAALAVPGVSNSEGAEAGWSRSEITLATSAGFLGHYARSSHSLSVTALAGQGTAMERDYDYASAVHGGDLEDGAVLGRRAGERAVARLNPVRPKTARLPVVYDPRVAASLVGHFAAAINGASIARGTSFLKDRMDQPVFGPTIAIHDDPLRRRGLRSRPFDGEGQRTAPLVLAEGGILRAFLLDLRSARQLGLRTNGRAARGTGGPPSPSATNLYLAPGPLSPAALMADITEGVYVTELIGMGVNGITGDYSRGASGFMIRHGEIAEPVAEITIAGNLIEMFAHLTPANDLVFRRGTDAPTIRVDGLTLAGA, translated from the coding sequence ATGAACGGGCCCGAACTGCTCGGCGATTTGCTTGCCGCGGCCCGCGCCGCCGGCGCCGATGCTGCCGATGCGGTGCTGGTCTCCTCGGCCTCGCTCGCGGTCACGCGGCGGCTCGGCGAAACCGAGCATGTCGAGCGGGCGGAGGGGCGCGATGTCGGTCTCCGCGTCTTTGTCGGCCGCCGCGCCGCCATCGTCTCGGCCGGCAGCGCCGATCCCGCCGGTTTTCCCGATCTGGTCGCGCGCGCGCTGGCGATGGCGCGGGTGGTGCCGGAAGACCCTTTCGCCGGCCTCGATGAGGCGCCACCGACGCCGCAGGAGGCCGGTTTTCTCGATCTTCTCGACCCCGACGAACCGAGCCCCGCGACCCTGATCAGCCGCGCCGCTTGCTCCGAAGAGGCCGCGCTCGCCGTCCCTGGCGTCTCCAATTCCGAGGGCGCCGAAGCCGGCTGGAGCCGGAGCGAGATCACACTCGCGACCTCGGCGGGCTTTCTCGGGCACTATGCGCGCAGCAGCCACAGCCTCTCGGTCACCGCGCTCGCCGGGCAGGGAACGGCGATGGAACGCGATTACGATTACGCTTCGGCGGTCCATGGCGGCGATCTCGAGGATGGGGCGGTGCTCGGGCGGCGGGCGGGCGAACGCGCGGTCGCGCGGCTCAACCCGGTGCGGCCCAAGACCGCGCGTCTGCCGGTGGTTTATGACCCGCGCGTCGCCGCAAGCCTGGTCGGGCATTTCGCCGCCGCGATCAATGGCGCGAGCATCGCGCGCGGCACCAGCTTCCTCAAGGATCGGATGGATCAACCGGTCTTCGGCCCCACCATCGCGATCCATGACGACCCGCTCCGCCGGCGTGGTCTGCGCTCGCGCCCCTTCGATGGCGAGGGCCAGCGCACGGCGCCGCTGGTGCTCGCCGAGGGCGGCATTTTGCGGGCATTTCTGCTCGATCTGCGCAGCGCCCGCCAGCTCGGCCTGCGCACCAATGGCCGTGCCGCGCGCGGAACCGGCGGCCCGCCTTCGCCGAGCGCAACCAACCTCTATCTCGCGCCGGGACCGCTGAGCCCGGCGGCCTTGATGGCCGATATCACGGAAGGGGTCTATGTCACCGAGCTGATCGGCATGGGCGTCAACGGCATCACCGGCGATTACAGCCGGGGCGCGAGCGGCTTCATGATCCGCCATGGCGAGATCGCCGAGCCCGTCGCCGAGATCACCATCGCCGGCAACCTGATCGAGATGTTCGCCCATCTCACCCCGGCGAACGATCTCGTCTTTCGCCGCGGCACCGACGCGCCGACGATCCGCGTGGATGGCCTGACGCTGGCGGGCGCGTAA
- a CDS encoding thiamine pyrophosphate-dependent enzyme: protein MELAQARKARIAPRPGGRVLADALVANGIDHVFAVPGESYLDVLDGLYAVRERLKLVTCRFEAGAVDMAEAYGKLTGRPAAAMVTRGPGACHGAIGVHIARQDSTPLLLFVGQIPFAETDRESFQEIDYRAMFGPIAKWVTQIDDAKRIPEIVAHAVDVATRGRPGPVVIALSEEMQRDSVAVPDIGPAPVTRPFPDPAALAKLRDLLGQARKPLAILGGSCWSEAARAAVRDFLLGQDIPVAVSFRRQQLYDMTLANFVGDLGVGCDPALVAKVREADLILAFGTRLSEAVTQGYTLFDLAGATPIVHVYPEAEEIGRVFRPALGIVADLNVFAASLGDLAPVAPRWGEWRAELRALREAASAIAPYRGKLNLSEILHELQTLLPAEAILTGDAGNFATWVARFLNFADAQRFIGPTNGAMGYGVPAAIAAKIVFPERLVVGFVGDGGFLMTGQEIATAFHHGVAPIILVFNNQMYGTIRMHQEKFFPGRVSGTTLTNPDFAKFIEAFGGHGETVTTTAEFAPAFRRAVASGRPAVIELVQDPEQITPRATIAELRALRPAPPGSVAAKRKPPARVLPKHGKTR, encoded by the coding sequence ATGGAATTGGCGCAAGCCCGCAAAGCCCGCATCGCACCCCGCCCCGGCGGGCGGGTGCTCGCCGACGCGCTGGTCGCCAACGGTATCGACCATGTCTTCGCGGTCCCCGGCGAGAGCTATCTCGATGTGCTGGACGGGCTTTATGCGGTGCGCGAACGGCTCAAACTCGTCACCTGCCGTTTCGAGGCCGGCGCCGTCGACATGGCGGAAGCCTATGGCAAGCTCACCGGCCGCCCGGCGGCGGCGATGGTGACGCGCGGCCCCGGCGCCTGCCATGGCGCGATCGGCGTCCATATCGCGCGCCAGGACAGCACGCCGCTTTTGCTGTTCGTCGGCCAGATCCCCTTCGCCGAGACCGATCGCGAGAGTTTTCAGGAAATCGACTACCGGGCGATGTTCGGCCCGATCGCCAAATGGGTGACGCAGATCGACGATGCGAAACGTATCCCCGAAATCGTCGCCCACGCCGTCGATGTCGCAACGCGCGGCCGGCCTGGCCCGGTGGTGATCGCGCTTTCGGAGGAAATGCAGCGCGACAGCGTCGCCGTCCCCGACATCGGTCCGGCGCCCGTCACCCGCCCCTTTCCCGATCCCGCCGCGCTGGCAAAACTGCGTGATCTGCTTGGGCAGGCGCGAAAACCGCTCGCCATTCTCGGCGGTTCCTGCTGGAGCGAGGCGGCACGCGCCGCGGTCCGCGATTTCCTGCTCGGCCAGGATATTCCCGTCGCGGTGAGCTTTCGCCGCCAGCAGCTCTATGACATGACGCTCGCGAATTTCGTTGGTGATCTCGGCGTCGGTTGCGATCCGGCTTTGGTCGCGAAAGTGCGCGAGGCTGATCTCATCCTCGCCTTCGGCACCCGGCTTTCGGAAGCGGTGACGCAAGGCTATACGCTGTTCGATCTCGCCGGCGCGACACCGATCGTGCATGTCTATCCCGAGGCCGAGGAAATCGGCCGGGTGTTTCGCCCCGCGCTCGGGATCGTCGCCGATCTCAACGTCTTTGCCGCAAGCCTCGGCGATCTCGCGCCGGTCGCGCCGCGCTGGGGGGAATGGCGGGCGGAATTGCGCGCCCTGCGTGAGGCCGCGAGCGCGATCGCCCCTTATCGCGGCAAGCTCAACCTCTCTGAGATTCTCCATGAGTTGCAAACCCTGCTGCCGGCCGAGGCGATCCTGACTGGTGACGCCGGCAATTTCGCCACTTGGGTCGCGCGGTTTTTGAATTTCGCCGATGCCCAGCGCTTCATCGGGCCGACCAACGGCGCCATGGGCTATGGTGTGCCGGCGGCGATTGCGGCGAAGATCGTCTTTCCCGAACGCCTCGTCGTCGGCTTCGTCGGGGATGGCGGTTTCCTGATGACCGGCCAGGAAATCGCGACCGCCTTTCATCATGGCGTCGCCCCCATCATCTTGGTTTTCAACAATCAGATGTATGGCACCATCCGCATGCATCAGGAGAAATTCTTCCCCGGCCGCGTCTCCGGCACCACGCTCACCAACCCCGATTTCGCGAAATTCATCGAGGCTTTCGGCGGCCATGGCGAAACCGTCACCACCACCGCGGAATTCGCCCCGGCGTTTCGCCGCGCCGTCGCCAGCGGTCGGCCAGCGGTGATCGAACTCGTCCAAGACCCCGAGCAGATCACCCCGCGCGCAACCATCGCCGAGCTTCGTGCGCTGCGCCCGGCACCGCCCGGCAGCGTCGCCGCGAAACGCAAACCGCCGGCGCGCGTGCTCCCCAAGCATGGGAAAACGCGATGA
- a CDS encoding DUF488 domain-containing protein → MGVQLKRVYDPPSAGDGVRILVDRLWPRGLSRAKAAIQRWEKEIAPSDELRRWFGHDPARWPEFRRRYAAELRAQAALLADLRALAAAGPITLVYAAGDTVHNNAVVLAELLQAAQEKPGHGMTGSN, encoded by the coding sequence ATGGGGGTGCAGCTTAAGCGCGTTTATGATCCGCCGTCGGCGGGAGATGGCGTCCGTATCCTTGTTGATCGCCTGTGGCCGCGCGGCCTCTCCCGTGCCAAGGCGGCTATTCAGCGCTGGGAAAAGGAGATCGCCCCGAGCGACGAACTACGCCGCTGGTTTGGCCATGATCCGGCGCGCTGGCCAGAATTTCGTCGCCGCTATGCCGCGGAATTGCGCGCCCAAGCGGCCTTGCTCGCGGATTTGCGGGCGCTGGCCGCGGCCGGGCCGATAACCCTGGTTTATGCCGCGGGTGATACCGTGCATAACAATGCCGTGGTGCTGGCCGAACTGTTGCAAGCGGCGCAAGAAAAGCCCGGCCACGGCATGACGGGTTCAAATTGA
- the radC gene encoding RadC family protein, with protein MARFARRETLPQPWPSPGAEGQALAAPPLAEEGWGAAAWPVDERAPRAMPGFAEAANHVAEFLARPLATDPPANADAPAAAGDPEALPFPSTGPHGHRARLREKLIGRGAEALADYELLEMLLFFAQPRGDTKPLAKAIINHFGSFAAVLAASQRDLFAAPGLGMHGVAAIKLVQAAALRLARAEVLSRPVLNNWDRLMDYLNAALARERVEQFRVLFLDNRNHLLADEVQARGTVNHTPVYPREVVKRALELHASALILVHNHPSGDPTPSPEDVEMTNDVREAARVLSITLHDHVIVGNGRWISLRREGLL; from the coding sequence GTGGCGCGCTTCGCCCGGCGCGAGACTTTGCCGCAACCCTGGCCTTCGCCGGGGGCGGAGGGGCAGGCGTTGGCCGCCCCGCCTCTGGCCGAGGAAGGATGGGGTGCGGCGGCGTGGCCGGTCGACGAGCGGGCGCCGCGCGCCATGCCGGGCTTTGCCGAGGCGGCCAATCACGTCGCCGAGTTTCTTGCGCGCCCGCTCGCGACCGATCCACCCGCCAATGCTGACGCGCCGGCGGCCGCGGGCGATCCCGAGGCCCTTCCCTTCCCGAGCACCGGTCCGCACGGCCATCGCGCGCGGCTCCGCGAAAAACTGATCGGGCGCGGCGCCGAGGCCCTCGCCGATTACGAGCTATTGGAGATGCTGCTGTTTTTCGCCCAGCCGCGCGGCGACACCAAGCCGCTCGCCAAGGCGATCATCAATCATTTCGGCAGTTTCGCGGCTGTCCTCGCCGCCTCCCAGCGCGATTTGTTCGCCGCGCCCGGGCTTGGCATGCATGGTGTTGCCGCGATCAAGCTGGTGCAGGCGGCGGCCTTGCGCCTTGCCCGCGCCGAGGTGCTGTCGCGGCCGGTGCTCAATAACTGGGACCGGCTGATGGATTATCTCAACGCCGCGCTCGCACGCGAACGGGTGGAGCAGTTCCGGGTGCTGTTCCTCGACAACCGTAACCATCTGCTCGCCGATGAAGTGCAGGCGCGCGGCACCGTCAACCACACGCCGGTCTATCCACGGGAAGTGGTGAAGCGGGCGCTGGAACTGCACGCCTCGGCGCTCATCCTCGTCCATAACCATCCGAGCGGCGACCCGACGCCCTCGCCCGAGGATGTGGAGATGACCAACGACGTGCGCGAGGCGGCGCGGGTTCTCTCGATCACGCTGCACGACCACGTCATCGTCGGCAATGGACGATGGATCAGCTTGCGGCGCGAAGGGCTGCTCTAA
- a CDS encoding carboxymuconolactone decarboxylase family protein: MTEALYPPATREMARKRRELAPAAEAAFNAFGKAVFAEGALAAKTKQIIAVAIAHVTQCPYCIKGHTKAALRAGATGEELMEAIWVAAEMRAGGAYAHAALMIDALAEDEKK, from the coding sequence ATGACCGAAGCTCTCTATCCGCCCGCAACCCGAGAGATGGCGCGAAAGCGGCGCGAACTCGCCCCCGCGGCAGAGGCGGCTTTCAATGCCTTCGGCAAGGCGGTGTTCGCCGAGGGGGCGCTTGCGGCCAAGACCAAACAAATCATTGCCGTCGCCATCGCCCATGTCACACAATGCCCCTATTGCATCAAGGGTCACACCAAGGCGGCGCTACGTGCTGGAGCCACGGGGGAAGAGTTGATGGAGGCGATCTGGGTCGCCGCCGAGATGCGCGCCGGCGGCGCTTATGCCCATGCCGCGCTGATGATCGATGCCCTCGCCGAGGACGAAAAAAAATGA
- a CDS encoding M16 family metallopeptidase, with amino-acid sequence MSDAIRLTRLPNGLTIASERMERVETVSFGAYVGAGTRHEVPAENGVSHFLEHMAFKGTERRSAAAIAEEIEAVGGHINAYTAREQTAYYVKLLKEDLALGVDIIGDILCHSSFIPEELERERGVILQEIGQANDTPDDIIFDHFQETAFPDQPMGRPTLGREAVIKTMSRATLTRYMARHYTPENIVIAAAGALDHDGLVRLVSEHFADLATQSAPPPAPSEYRGGEFREARDLDQVHIVLGFPGCAYADPDYYPALLLSTLLGGGMSSRLFQEIREKRGLVYSIYSFAAPYADGGLFGIYAGTGEAEAEELLPVTLEELRKVQSEVGARELARARAQVKAGLLMSLENTGSRCENLARQLQVFGRVIPVAETVARIEAVTLDDVRRVAARLFRAKPTLATLGPAGKVPSLAAIAERLAA; translated from the coding sequence ATGAGCGACGCCATCCGGCTCACCCGGCTCCCGAACGGCCTCACCATCGCGAGCGAACGCATGGAGCGGGTCGAGACCGTCTCCTTCGGCGCCTATGTCGGCGCCGGCACCCGCCATGAGGTGCCGGCCGAGAACGGCGTTTCGCATTTCCTCGAACACATGGCCTTCAAGGGCACGGAGCGGCGGAGTGCCGCCGCAATCGCCGAGGAGATTGAGGCCGTCGGCGGCCATATCAACGCCTATACCGCGCGCGAGCAGACCGCCTATTACGTCAAGCTGCTCAAGGAAGACCTCGCGCTCGGCGTCGATATCATCGGCGACATCCTCTGCCACAGCAGCTTCATCCCCGAGGAGTTAGAGCGCGAGCGCGGCGTCATTCTCCAGGAGATCGGCCAGGCGAACGACACGCCAGACGATATCATTTTCGACCATTTTCAGGAGACCGCCTTCCCCGACCAGCCGATGGGCCGCCCAACCCTCGGGCGCGAGGCGGTGATCAAGACGATGTCGCGGGCAACCCTCACCCGCTACATGGCGCGCCACTACACGCCAGAGAACATCGTCATCGCCGCCGCCGGCGCCCTCGATCACGACGGCTTGGTGCGGTTGGTCTCCGAACATTTCGCCGATCTCGCAACCCAGTCCGCGCCGCCGCCGGCCCCCTCCGAGTATCGCGGCGGCGAGTTCCGCGAGGCGCGCGATCTCGATCAAGTCCATATCGTGCTCGGATTTCCCGGCTGCGCCTATGCCGATCCCGATTACTACCCGGCGTTGCTGCTCTCGACGTTGCTCGGCGGCGGTATGTCGTCGCGCCTGTTCCAAGAGATCCGCGAAAAGCGCGGGCTCGTCTATTCGATCTATTCCTTCGCCGCGCCCTATGCCGATGGCGGCCTCTTTGGCATCTATGCCGGCACCGGCGAAGCGGAAGCAGAGGAATTGCTGCCGGTGACGCTCGAGGAATTGCGCAAAGTGCAAAGCGAGGTTGGCGCGCGTGAGCTTGCCCGCGCCCGCGCCCAGGTGAAAGCCGGGCTGTTGATGTCGCTCGAAAACACCGGCTCGCGCTGCGAAAATCTCGCCCGTCAGTTGCAGGTTTTCGGCCGCGTGATCCCGGTCGCCGAGACCGTCGCGCGGATCGAGGCGGTCACCCTCGATGATGTCCGCCGTGTCGCAGCCCGCCTGTTCCGCGCCAAGCCGACGCTGGCAACCCTCGGGCCGGCCGGCAAAGTGCCGAGCCTTGCCGCCATCGCCGAGAGGCTCGCGGCATGA
- a CDS encoding alpha/beta fold hydrolase, which yields MIRIGWILACLLSAFATTARAQPALVIYENDYALHDVTFANGERIADLRLHYTTVGLPLRDREGHVLNAVLLLHGTTGTGKNFLAPTLANNLFGPDQPLDTRKYFVILPDGIGAGGSSKPSDGLHAHFPHYGYIDQVEMQYRLLTDVFAVPHLRLVLGTSMGGMQTWLWGERHPGFMDALVPIGAMPAAISGRNMLWREMVIRAIRDDPGWLGGEYDPAKPPRLWLETAAPLFALMTGNAERLQQAAPTRGDAIALYNRLVAEGYKWDANNMLYTWESSADYDPAPDLDKITAPLLAINFADDLVNPPELDIMAPAMKRVKHGQYVLIPRGATYGHQTLNYADIWGHLVAEFLAKN from the coding sequence ATGATCCGCATCGGATGGATCCTCGCATGCCTGCTTTCCGCGTTCGCGACGACGGCACGGGCGCAGCCGGCGCTGGTGATCTACGAAAACGATTACGCGCTGCACGACGTCACTTTCGCCAATGGCGAGCGGATCGCCGATCTTCGCCTGCATTACACCACTGTCGGCCTGCCGCTTCGCGATCGTGAGGGGCATGTCCTGAACGCGGTGTTGCTGCTGCATGGCACGACCGGCACCGGCAAGAATTTTCTCGCCCCGACGCTCGCCAACAATTTGTTCGGCCCCGATCAGCCGCTCGATACCCGGAAATATTTCGTCATTCTGCCGGACGGCATCGGCGCTGGCGGCTCGAGCAAGCCTTCCGACGGGCTGCACGCCCACTTCCCGCATTACGGTTACATCGACCAGGTGGAGATGCAATACCGCCTGCTGACCGACGTCTTCGCCGTGCCCCATCTCCGCCTCGTGCTCGGCACCTCGATGGGCGGGATGCAGACTTGGCTCTGGGGCGAGCGCCATCCCGGTTTCATGGACGCGCTGGTGCCGATCGGCGCGATGCCGGCGGCGATCAGCGGCCGCAACATGCTCTGGCGCGAGATGGTGATCCGCGCCATCCGCGACGATCCCGGCTGGCTGGGCGGCGAATATGACCCGGCGAAGCCGCCGCGCCTTTGGTTGGAGACTGCGGCGCCGCTATTTGCGCTGATGACCGGCAACGCCGAGCGCCTGCAACAGGCGGCGCCGACGCGCGGCGATGCGATCGCCCTTTACAACCGTCTCGTTGCCGAGGGCTATAAATGGGATGCGAATAACATGCTTTATACCTGGGAAAGCTCGGCCGATTACGATCCGGCGCCCGATCTCGATAAAATCACCGCGCCGCTTCTTGCCATCAATTTTGCCGATGATCTCGTCAACCCGCCCGAACTCGACATCATGGCGCCGGCGATGAAACGCGTAAAGCATGGGCAATACGTGCTCATTCCGCGCGGCGCGACCTATGGCCATCAGACCCTGAACTACGCCGATATCTGGGGCCATCTGGTGGCCGAGTTTCTCGCCAAGAATTAG